The Nostoc sp. 'Lobaria pulmonaria (5183) cyanobiont' genome window below encodes:
- a CDS encoding ParA family protein: MLILTCASLSGGQGKTTVAILLGRMLAQTGQRVLMIDADPQANLTFYLGHEVQQNQPTLLEVLKKQINTEDGIYEIGENLWLIPADDGLDNAQEFLSGSGMGAIVLSKRLKEVSDLFQYCIVDAPPQRSQICLTSLGAADHIIIPVEASSKGVNSLIRTLSLVEELQEIDAFSGIVLGILPFRDKWVGNNQVAQSKASISAMRTIAEEIVVLPSILESEQFKKAIDKGVSLSSLGFEQLETPFQQIIERLQKNV; encoded by the coding sequence ATGTTAATTCTTACTTGTGCATCCTTGTCCGGTGGCCAGGGAAAAACAACTGTTGCAATCTTGTTGGGTAGAATGCTTGCTCAAACAGGACAGCGTGTACTGATGATTGATGCCGATCCCCAAGCGAACCTAACTTTTTACCTGGGACACGAAGTTCAGCAGAATCAACCCACGCTTCTAGAAGTTCTCAAAAAACAGATAAATACTGAAGACGGTATTTACGAAATCGGAGAAAACCTATGGTTAATTCCTGCTGATGATGGATTAGATAATGCTCAAGAATTTTTGTCTGGGAGCGGTATGGGAGCTATTGTTCTAAGCAAACGCTTAAAAGAGGTATCAGATTTATTCCAATACTGCATTGTCGATGCGCCACCTCAGCGATCGCAAATCTGCCTTACATCGTTGGGGGCAGCTGACCATATCATCATTCCTGTAGAAGCATCATCCAAAGGTGTAAATTCTCTCATCCGAACTCTGAGTTTAGTTGAGGAGCTTCAAGAAATTGATGCTTTTTCAGGGATAGTGCTTGGCATCTTGCCATTCAGAGATAAATGGGTAGGTAATAACCAAGTCGCACAAAGTAAGGCGAGTATCAGTGCAATGCGAACAATTGCCGAAGAAATAGTCGTTTTACCTTCAATTTTAGAATCTGAACAATTTAAAAAGGCGATAGATAAAGGTGTAAGTTTGTCCTCTCTAGGCTTTGAACAACTCGAAACTCCCTTCCAACAAATTATCGAGAGGTTACAAAAGAATGTCTGA